The genomic interval AGGAGTGAGAGCTTCCAGTAGCTGGTCCGCATCGAACTACCCACCTTTCGGATTCAGAGAGGGGCGCAGCCCCGTCAACGCCAGTGAATTCACGAGAATACCACGGCGCTGCACCCCAACCGGAGCGCGATCAGAGGATGCGGCGACCCAGCGCGGATAGGGCCAGCTCGACGGCCAGTTCGGCGGTCTCGTTGCGGTTGTCGAGGGTCGGGTTGATTTCCACGAGATCGAGGGCGCGGAGCCGTCCGCTGTCGGCGACGGTCTCCATCAGGAGGTGCGCCTCCCGGTAGCTCAGTCCGCCCCGAACCGGCGTGCCGACCCCGGGCGCGATCGACGGGTCGCAGACGTCGAGGTCGAACGAGACATGCACGCCGGCGGTTCCCTCGCCCGCGAGGGCAAGCGCCTGGGTTGCCACGGCCGCCATGCCGAGGCGGTCCACTTCCTTCATCGTGAAGACGGTGACGCCTGATTCCCGCACGCGCTCGCGTTCCGCCGGATCGAGGCTGCGCACACCGATCAACACCACGTTGACCGGGTCGATCCGCGTATCACCGCGCCGGCCTATCGCGGCCAGCTCGTGGGGTTCCGGGCCCAGAAGGGCGGCAAGCGGCATGCCGTGGACATTGCCGGTCGCCGTGGTCGCCGGGGTGTTCATGTCGGCATGTGCGTCGACCCAGACCATGCCGACATGTGTGCGCTCGCGCTGCGCCGCCGTCACGGTAGCGGCGACGGATCCGGCCGCCAAGCTGTGATCGCCGCCGACTACGACCGGTAACGCGCCCGCGCCGTGGGCTGCGGACGCCGCGCGGTAGACCTGCCGGCAAACGCGCGCGATCGGGGCGATGTACTTCTTGCGATCATCCTGCGGCGAATGCGTCTCGGGCACTGCCGCCGGGACGTCACCCCGGTCGGTTACCCGGCAACCGAGCGTCGCGATGCGTTCGCCGAGGCGGGCGATGCGGAGGGCGGAGGGCCCCATGTCGGTCCCGCGACGACCGGCGCCGAGGTCGAGGGGGGCGCCGATGATCTCGACGGCGGGCCGCGTGGAGATGGCCTGTGGCGTCATGGCGTCGGTTCCGAGGAGGTCACGATGTTGCCTCCAGGCGTACGCCGGCCGTCGATCGCCGGTATTCCTCGACCGCCCCGCGCGCCGCCGCGCGGCCGGCTGCGACGCAGTCCGGGATGCCGACGCCCCGGAAGGCGGCGCCGACGATCCGGAGGCCGGGCAGGCTGGCGAGGCGCTCGTCAATCCGGGCGAGCCGGTCGATGTGGCCTGTTTCGATCTGCGGATTGGCGTCGATCCAGCGGTAGACGCGCGTCAGCGACGGCGCGCCGCGGATGCCGAGGAGGCGCGCGAGGTCGTCGTTGACCAGCTCAATCAGATCGTCGTCGCTGCGATCAAGCAGCTCCGGCGCGCGCGCGCCGCCGACGAAGCCGCGCAGCAGAACCTGGCCGTCCGGGGCGCGGGCGGGCCACTTCGACGAGATCCAGGTGGCGGCGAGAATGGAGA from Acidobacteriota bacterium carries:
- the rocF gene encoding arginase translates to MTPQAISTRPAVEIIGAPLDLGAGRRGTDMGPSALRIARLGERIATLGCRVTDRGDVPAAVPETHSPQDDRKKYIAPIARVCRQVYRAASAAHGAGALPVVVGGDHSLAAGSVAATVTAAQRERTHVGMVWVDAHADMNTPATTATGNVHGMPLAALLGPEPHELAAIGRRGDTRIDPVNVVLIGVRSLDPAERERVRESGVTVFTMKEVDRLGMAAVATQALALAGEGTAGVHVSFDLDVCDPSIAPGVGTPVRGGLSYREAHLLMETVADSGRLRALDLVEINPTLDNRNETAELAVELALSALGRRIL